Proteins encoded by one window of Salvia splendens isolate huo1 chromosome 14, SspV2, whole genome shotgun sequence:
- the LOC121764234 gene encoding uncharacterized protein LOC121764234 produces the protein MPPRRRRGPRVENNVGEQTEGSVGNPPPPPPPPLPQPNEREYIKAFRKENPPKFDGFGEPPKAEAWVRDIERIFEFMGCTDRERLACVTYQLTGPADFWWETKKRTMDPAHREALTWEDFKEEVYNKYVPESYRRAKVVEFHTLKQGSMTVTEYDRTLCEMTRYAPELVDTDEKMAAKFRSGLRTEIRVAVASRRGIPYSEVLGCALDVEEALPKSERTTNPTPSAPQANFRDKRKWEGNRAPFDNKRRFSTFRQPQNHGRQIVPQQRGNPQRTPYCNRCSKHHVGECRVGGIRCYACGGNGHMSRECPNNNKGGVKNGQGQRPPQQPQPIRQVAPQQARAYALKGNQGQGPQASKGKENLEV, from the exons ATGCCCCCGAGACGTAGACGTGGTCCGCGTGTGGAGAACAATGTGGGGGAGCAGACAGAAGGAAGTGTCGGCAatccacccccgcctccaccaccacctctaccccaaccaaacgaAAGGGAGTATATCAAAGCCTTTCGCAAAGAGAACCCACCCAAATTCGACGGGTTTGGAGAGCCCCCGAAGGCGGAGGCATGGGTGCGCGATATTGAGCGTATCTTTGAGTTCATGGGATGCACGGACAGAGAACGCCTGGCCTGCGTGACTTATCAGCTGACAGGACCCgctgacttttggtgggaaacAAAGAAGAGAACCATGGACCCCGCTCACCGTGAGGCGCTTACTTGGGAGGATTTTAAGGAAGAGGTGTACAACAAGTATGTTCCGGAAAGTTATCGGCGGGCGAAGGTAGTGGAGTTCCACACGTTGAAGCAAGGAAGTATGACAGTCACAGAGTACGACCGCACCCTATGTGAGATGACGCGTTATGCACCAGAATTGGTGGAtacagacgagaagatggctgCGAAGTTCCGTTCCGGCCTTAGGACAGAGATAAGGGTCGCAGTGGCTAGTCGGaggggaattccttattccgAGGTGTTGGGCTGCGCCttagatgtggaggaagcactgCCCAAGAGTGAGAGGACAACAAACCCTACCCCATCTGCACCCCAAGCGAACTTTAGAGACAAAAGGAAATGGGAGGGaaaccgagctccttttgacaacaagaggcgtTTCTCCACTTTTCGGCAACCGCAGAATCATGGGCGCCAAATTGTGCCACAGCAGAGGGGAAACCCACAGAGAACACCCTACTGTAATCGGTGCTCCAAGCATCATGTTGGGGAGTGCCGAGTTGGAGGCATTCGGTGTTATGCCTGCGGTGGAAACgggcacatgtctcgagagtgcccaaacaacaacaaaggtGGAGTGAAGAACGGGCAAGGACAAAGACCACCACAGCAGCCTCAACCAATCCGGCAAGTGGCCCCACAGCAAGCAAGGGCGTACGCACTCAAAGGGAACCAAGGGCAGGGACCCCAAGCCAGCAAGGGCAAGGAGAATTTGGAAG TTTGA